In Nostoc sp. CENA543, a single genomic region encodes these proteins:
- a CDS encoding ATP-binding sensor histidine kinase: MSILTGTEYPIAGYRITEQIYVSSKSLVYRAIREQDQKSVILKLMRSEYPTFNEIAQFRNQYTLTKNLQLTGIVKPLSLENYHNSYVLVMEDFQGISLKEWQKKQQKSPKNPISLDEFFHIAIAIATILDGLHSERIIHKDIKPANILINPTTNEVKLIDFSLASILPREIQGLSNPNVLEGTLAYISPEQTGRMNRGIDYRSDFYSLGITFFELLTGLLPFNSNEPMELVYCHIAKEAPRVSQINSSIPVILSDIVNKLMAKNPEDRYQSSQGLKHDLEICQSQWQTHQDITPFTLGSRDISTQFIIPEKLYGRQKEIEILLNTFEKVTSGKHEILLISGFSGIGKTALVNEVHKPIVERRSYFIKGKFEQFQRDTPLSALVQAFRHLINQILSENDEQIQSWKTKILSTLNTQAYVITEVIPELEKIIGKQPPVAKLPGTADQKRFNILLQKFIHVFSNKEHPLVIFLDDLQWADAASLNFIQVLMSQQTADDLKVMTAQDNQPEHGLLLIGAYRENEISATHPLYLTIQKINEAHVNINNVNLLPLTQDDLNQLVLETLHCSKEAATPLTQVLFTKTKGNPFFINKFLKSLYDQGLIILNTSAGCWEYEISKIQELTLTDDVVEFMAEQIQKLPETTQEVLKIAACIGNEFDIQTLAIAYNKSTSKTVSDLWIALMEGLILAQGSCYNFLLSENFTNIDIDDITTSDQENNNYQPTQYKFVHDRIQQATYSLISEAERKNLHLEIGLILLRNSSMSATEENIFALVNQFNIAVDLITHSEHRHKLATMNLTAGRKALASTAYSAALKYLTTGLQLLQPDCWDTQYELALALHETTAEAKYLSGNFEQMEKLIETVLVKAKTLVDQLKVYEITIESYKAQGRSFDAINTGLKVLNLLGIPFPEQPQQQDIAIELQKLQLAFGDKKIEDFVALPELVDTDKLAIMRIFGRLLPIAYASNPLLFSLIALKQVNLSFSYGNCGISSVAYVVYAVIRWNLLGDFHSCYQLGQLGLNLLAKFNPRELMSMGIFVVNNFTIHWQEHLQQTLNPFINAYSVGLETGDLEQAAYALYMHSEHSLFLGKHLVELEKQMRSYHLKITQLNQEIPLQLHATNWQTVLNLLCSEDPCSLKDEAYDEESMLPVIKQAGNQLAILYFHVEKLFLCYLFADYTQAWANATYAEQYLDTVPAKFVVTIFYFYSSLSALAIYPDKNPEEQEEILKLVAANQQKMQQWADNAPMNFLHKYYLVEAELKRINRQHLDAIELYDRAIALAQEHEYIHESALANELAAKFYLQWGKQKFAQSYLIDAYYGYLRWGAATKLRHLQAQYPEILASFIQQDTLIPKSHFYSDINLDNSAETSTLTSNDTVISSHSTSISDMLDLAAVIKAYQTISGEIELQELLSKLIELVMENAGASKCVLILHDEKNSSLNVTAISLNSTFAATHTEFLSTPLESSEDIPITIINYVKRTQEILVIDDTSHHTSLTTDIYITNKKPKSILCIPMVNQSKLLGIVYLENNLITSAFTRDRLEVIKLLITQAGISLENAMLYKNLAEAKESLEEYNHNLEAKVAARTTELHNKNQSLQAALQQLKLTQSQLIQSEKMSSLGQMVAGIAHEINNPINFIHANLIHTTEYIENLLDLINIYKQEYPEDSPNILEKCEEIDLDFIGEDLPRILNSMKVGSLRIRDIVLSLRNFSRLDEADMKPVDIHEGIDNTLLILQHRIYKNSSENQQNSEQIEPKILIIKEYGKLPLVTCYASQINQVFLNILTNAVDAIENSKSQNAELLTKPQICIRTELTKSQIVRISISDNGCGIPETIQAKIFDPFFTTKPIGSGTGLGLSVSYQIVVEKHKGKLICNSTPGEGTEFIIDIPLQQF, from the coding sequence ATGTCTATATTAACTGGTACAGAATATCCCATCGCTGGCTATCGCATCACTGAGCAAATTTACGTCAGCAGTAAAAGTCTAGTTTATCGCGCCATTAGAGAACAAGACCAAAAATCAGTCATCCTGAAGTTGATGCGCTCTGAATATCCTACCTTTAATGAAATTGCTCAGTTTCGGAATCAATATACCTTAACCAAAAATCTTCAGCTGACTGGGATTGTCAAACCTCTATCCCTAGAAAATTATCATAATAGCTATGTCTTAGTGATGGAAGACTTTCAGGGTATATCCTTGAAAGAATGGCAAAAAAAACAACAAAAGTCGCCAAAAAATCCAATTTCTCTAGATGAATTTTTTCATATTGCTATTGCCATTGCAACTATTCTCGATGGACTGCATTCTGAGCGCATTATTCACAAAGATATTAAACCAGCCAACATCCTCATCAATCCCACAACCAATGAAGTTAAACTGATCGATTTTAGTTTAGCTAGCATTTTACCAAGAGAAATTCAAGGTCTGAGCAATCCTAATGTTTTAGAAGGTACTTTAGCTTATATTTCCCCAGAACAAACAGGACGAATGAATCGAGGTATTGATTATCGTTCTGATTTTTACTCTTTAGGAATAACTTTCTTTGAATTATTGACAGGGTTGTTACCTTTCAACAGTAACGAACCAATGGAATTAGTTTATTGTCATATTGCAAAAGAAGCACCAAGAGTTAGCCAGATTAACTCCAGCATACCTGTGATTTTATCTGATATTGTCAATAAGCTAATGGCGAAAAATCCTGAAGACCGTTACCAAAGTTCCCAAGGATTAAAGCATGATTTAGAAATCTGCCAAAGCCAATGGCAAACTCATCAAGACATCACTCCATTTACACTAGGCAGCCGAGATATTTCTACACAATTTATTATTCCTGAAAAACTGTATGGTCGCCAAAAAGAAATAGAAATTTTACTGAATACTTTTGAAAAAGTAACAAGTGGTAAACATGAAATACTTTTAATATCCGGTTTTTCTGGTATTGGTAAAACAGCCCTAGTAAATGAAGTACATAAGCCAATAGTAGAGAGACGTAGTTATTTTATCAAGGGTAAATTTGAACAATTTCAACGTGATACACCTTTATCAGCATTAGTGCAGGCATTTAGACATTTAATTAATCAAATACTTTCAGAAAATGATGAACAAATTCAATCATGGAAAACTAAAATACTCAGCACATTAAACACCCAAGCTTACGTCATCACTGAGGTGATTCCTGAATTAGAGAAAATCATTGGCAAACAACCTCCTGTGGCTAAACTTCCGGGGACTGCTGATCAAAAACGCTTTAACATATTATTACAAAAATTTATTCATGTTTTTAGTAATAAAGAACATCCCCTAGTAATTTTTCTTGATGACTTGCAATGGGCAGATGCAGCATCATTAAACTTTATTCAAGTCTTGATGAGTCAGCAAACTGCTGATGATTTAAAAGTCATGACGGCGCAAGATAATCAGCCTGAGCATGGTTTATTACTAATTGGGGCATATAGAGAAAACGAAATATCAGCAACTCATCCTTTATATTTGACTATTCAAAAAATTAATGAAGCTCATGTCAATATCAATAATGTAAATTTGCTGCCTTTAACACAAGATGATTTAAATCAATTAGTTTTAGAAACGCTGCATTGCAGTAAAGAAGCAGCTACGCCTTTAACTCAAGTCCTATTTACTAAGACTAAAGGTAATCCATTTTTCATTAATAAATTTTTGAAATCTCTTTATGACCAAGGTTTAATTATTTTAAATACTAGTGCAGGTTGCTGGGAATATGAAATTAGCAAAATTCAAGAATTGACTCTTACTGATGATGTGGTAGAGTTCATGGCAGAGCAAATTCAAAAATTACCCGAAACAACTCAAGAAGTCTTAAAAATTGCTGCTTGTATTGGCAATGAATTTGATATACAAACTTTAGCGATCGCCTACAATAAATCTACATCAAAAACAGTATCCGATTTGTGGATAGCATTAATGGAAGGGTTGATCTTAGCTCAAGGTAGTTGCTATAATTTCCTGCTGAGTGAAAACTTTACTAATATAGATATTGATGATATTACAACCAGCGACCAAGAAAATAATAACTATCAGCCAACTCAATATAAATTCGTCCACGACCGCATACAGCAAGCTACTTACTCTCTCATTTCTGAAGCTGAACGCAAAAATCTACATTTAGAAATTGGTCTAATCCTACTCAGGAATAGTTCAATGTCAGCAACAGAAGAAAACATCTTTGCATTAGTTAACCAATTTAATATTGCAGTAGATTTAATTACCCATTCAGAACATCGTCATAAATTAGCCACTATGAATTTAACGGCTGGACGTAAAGCTTTAGCATCAACAGCTTACTCAGCCGCACTGAAATATCTCACCACTGGTCTGCAACTTTTACAGCCTGACTGCTGGGATACTCAATATGAACTGGCTTTAGCCTTACATGAAACCACCGCAGAAGCTAAATATTTGAGTGGCAATTTTGAGCAAATGGAAAAGCTCATAGAAACAGTTTTAGTGAAAGCTAAAACTCTAGTAGATCAACTCAAAGTGTATGAAATTACAATAGAATCCTACAAAGCACAAGGCCGTAGTTTTGATGCTATTAACACAGGACTTAAAGTCTTAAATCTATTAGGCATCCCTTTCCCAGAACAGCCACAACAGCAAGATATTGCCATAGAGTTACAAAAATTGCAGTTAGCTTTCGGAGATAAAAAAATTGAGGATTTTGTTGCATTACCCGAACTAGTAGATACAGATAAATTAGCAATTATGAGAATTTTCGGGAGGCTTTTACCAATTGCCTATGCTAGCAATCCCTTACTCTTTTCTCTGATAGCTCTCAAACAAGTTAATTTATCTTTCAGCTACGGCAATTGTGGTATATCATCGGTAGCTTATGTAGTTTATGCAGTTATTCGCTGGAATTTATTAGGTGATTTTCATTCCTGTTATCAACTAGGTCAGCTAGGACTAAATTTACTGGCTAAATTTAACCCTAGAGAATTAATGTCTATGGGAATTTTTGTTGTCAATAACTTCACAATACATTGGCAAGAGCATCTCCAACAAACATTAAATCCCTTTATTAATGCCTATTCAGTAGGTTTAGAAACAGGAGATTTAGAGCAAGCTGCCTACGCTTTATATATGCACTCTGAGCATTCTTTATTTCTAGGTAAACATCTTGTAGAACTAGAAAAACAAATGCGGAGCTATCATTTAAAAATTACACAATTAAATCAAGAAATTCCCCTACAATTACACGCAACTAATTGGCAGACAGTATTAAATCTATTGTGTTCGGAAGATCCCTGTAGTCTCAAAGATGAAGCTTATGATGAAGAAAGTATGTTACCTGTGATCAAACAGGCTGGTAATCAACTGGCTATTTTATATTTCCATGTAGAAAAATTATTTTTATGTTACTTATTTGCAGATTATACACAGGCTTGGGCAAATGCCACCTATGCAGAACAATATTTAGATACTGTCCCTGCTAAATTTGTAGTCACTATTTTCTATTTCTATAGCTCTTTATCGGCTTTAGCAATATATCCCGATAAAAATCCAGAAGAACAAGAGGAAATTTTAAAACTAGTAGCAGCAAATCAACAAAAAATGCAACAATGGGCAGACAATGCTCCTATGAATTTTTTACATAAATATTATTTAGTGGAAGCAGAGTTAAAGCGAATTAATAGACAGCATTTAGATGCGATAGAACTCTATGATCGTGCCATAGCTTTAGCACAGGAACATGAATATATTCATGAGTCAGCATTAGCTAATGAACTAGCGGCTAAATTTTATTTACAATGGGGTAAGCAAAAGTTTGCCCAATCTTATCTTATTGATGCTTACTATGGTTATTTGCGTTGGGGTGCAGCAACAAAACTGCGGCATTTACAAGCACAATACCCCGAAATTTTAGCTAGTTTTATCCAACAAGATACATTAATCCCAAAAAGCCACTTTTATTCAGACATCAATTTAGATAATTCTGCTGAAACTTCAACTTTGACAAGCAATGACACTGTCATTAGCTCCCACAGCACTAGCATTTCTGATATGCTGGATTTAGCGGCAGTTATTAAAGCTTATCAGACTATCTCTGGAGAAATTGAACTACAAGAACTGCTTTCTAAACTAATTGAGTTAGTCATGGAAAATGCAGGAGCATCCAAGTGTGTCTTGATTTTACATGACGAGAAAAACTCATCCTTAAATGTGACGGCTATTAGTCTTAATTCGACGTTTGCAGCTACTCACACGGAATTTCTATCTACACCCTTAGAATCTAGCGAAGATATACCTATTACTATCATTAATTATGTCAAACGGACTCAAGAAATATTAGTAATTGATGATACTTCTCATCACACTTCCTTGACTACAGATATTTATATTACTAATAAAAAACCTAAGAGCATTCTCTGTATTCCGATGGTGAATCAAAGTAAATTGCTGGGAATTGTATATTTAGAAAATAATCTCATTACATCTGCATTTACACGCGATCGCCTGGAAGTAATTAAACTGCTGATTACTCAAGCAGGAATTTCCTTAGAGAATGCGATGCTATATAAAAACCTAGCAGAAGCTAAAGAAAGTTTAGAGGAATATAATCACAATTTAGAAGCAAAAGTTGCAGCTAGAACTACAGAACTACACAATAAAAATCAGAGTTTACAAGCAGCTCTGCAACAGTTAAAGTTGACCCAATCTCAATTAATTCAAAGTGAAAAAATGTCCTCATTAGGGCAAATGGTAGCTGGAATTGCTCACGAAATTAATAATCCTATCAATTTCATTCATGCTAACCTTATACATACAACTGAGTACATTGAAAACTTACTAGACTTAATTAACATATATAAACAAGAGTATCCTGAAGACTCACCTAACATTTTAGAAAAGTGCGAAGAAATTGATTTAGATTTTATAGGTGAAGATTTACCAAGAATCCTCAATTCGATGAAGGTGGGAAGTCTGCGAATCCGAGATATTGTGTTAAGTTTACGGAATTTCTCTCGCTTAGATGAAGCAGACATGAAACCAGTTGATATTCATGAAGGTATTGATAATACATTATTGATTTTACAACATAGGATCTATAAAAATAGCAGTGAAAATCAACAAAATAGTGAACAAATAGAACCAAAAATTTTAATTATTAAAGAGTATGGAAAATTACCTCTGGTTACTTGTTATGCTAGTCAAATCAATCAAGTATTCTTAAACATCTTGACTAACGCCGTTGACGCTATAGAAAACTCAAAATCCCAAAATGCAGAATTATTAACTAAGCCTCAAATTTGCATTAGAACTGAGTTGACAAAATCTCAGATAGTCAGAATTAGCATTAGTGATAATGGTTGTGGAATCCCAGAAACAATACAAGCAAAAATATTTGATCCCTTTTTTACCACTAAACCAATCGGTAGCGGTACAGGTTTAGGTCTATCTGTGAGTTATCAAATAGTTGTAGAAAAACATAAGGGTAAACTAATCTGTAATTCTACTCCTGGAGAGGGAACGGAATTTATTATAGATATACCTCTTCAACAATTTTAA
- a CDS encoding sodium:solute symporter family protein yields MSVELWTILVVGLSFVAYIYIGWQSRVKNSKDFYVAGQDIPSIANGAATAADWMSAASFISMAGLISFLGYDGSIYLMGWTGGYVLLALLLAPYLRKFGKYTVPDFVGDRYYSNIARLVAVVAAIFVSLTYVAGQMRGVGIVFSRFLQVDINTGVIIGMVIVGFFAVLGGMKGITWTQVAQYGVLIVAYLIPAIAIAWILTGNPIPQLAFTFSDVATKLNQVQLDLGFKEYTQPFVNKSMLDVLFTTIALMVGTAGLPHIIVRFYTVPSVRAARFSAGWALLFIAILYTTAPALSMFARYNLITSLHNQTVTEVQQLDWAQKWEKTGLLKFDDKNQDGRYQLTPSKDTNEITIDRDIIVLSTPEVAKLAPWVIALVAAGGLAAALSTASGLLLVISSSVAHDIYYRIIDSSASEQKRVFVGRIMVGLSLVLAGYFGVNPPGFVSEVVAFAFGLAAASFFPVIVLGIFDKRTNSQGAIAGMLTGLIFTIIYIVSVKFAGVQPWFFGVSPEGIGTLGMLINLVVTLVVSRLTPPPPADIQAMVEDLRSPSLETELETVVRE; encoded by the coding sequence GTGTCTGTAGAGCTTTGGACAATTTTAGTAGTTGGCCTGTCTTTTGTTGCATATATTTACATCGGTTGGCAATCACGAGTAAAAAATAGCAAAGACTTTTACGTAGCAGGTCAAGATATTCCTTCTATTGCCAATGGTGCAGCTACCGCCGCCGATTGGATGTCTGCGGCTTCGTTTATTTCGATGGCGGGGTTAATTTCGTTTTTGGGCTATGACGGTTCAATCTATTTAATGGGTTGGACTGGTGGTTATGTCTTATTGGCTTTATTACTCGCCCCGTATCTGCGGAAATTTGGTAAGTATACAGTGCCGGATTTTGTAGGCGATCGCTATTATTCCAATATTGCGCGTTTAGTGGCAGTAGTGGCGGCGATTTTCGTTTCTCTCACCTACGTGGCTGGACAAATGCGCGGCGTGGGAATTGTGTTTAGCCGTTTCTTGCAAGTCGACATCAACACTGGCGTAATTATCGGGATGGTAATTGTCGGCTTTTTTGCGGTGTTGGGTGGAATGAAAGGGATTACTTGGACACAAGTCGCCCAGTATGGTGTGTTGATTGTTGCATATTTAATTCCCGCGATCGCGATCGCTTGGATACTCACAGGTAATCCTATCCCCCAGCTAGCGTTTACCTTTAGTGATGTCGCCACTAAACTCAATCAAGTACAGCTTGATTTAGGGTTTAAAGAATATACTCAGCCGTTTGTGAACAAGTCCATGTTAGATGTACTGTTCACGACAATTGCGTTGATGGTAGGTACTGCCGGTTTACCCCATATTATTGTCAGATTTTACACAGTTCCCAGTGTACGGGCAGCCAGATTTTCTGCTGGTTGGGCATTATTATTCATTGCCATTTTGTATACTACAGCACCAGCCCTTTCCATGTTTGCCCGTTATAACTTAATTACTTCTCTGCATAATCAAACTGTTACGGAAGTGCAGCAGTTAGACTGGGCGCAAAAGTGGGAAAAAACTGGACTGTTAAAATTTGACGACAAAAATCAAGATGGACGTTATCAGTTAACTCCCAGCAAAGATACTAACGAAATTACCATTGACCGAGATATTATCGTTCTATCTACCCCAGAGGTAGCCAAACTTGCACCTTGGGTAATTGCTTTAGTAGCGGCTGGCGGGTTAGCGGCGGCGTTGTCTACAGCATCGGGTTTATTGCTAGTCATATCTAGTTCCGTTGCCCATGATATCTACTATCGCATCATAGATTCTTCCGCCTCGGAACAAAAACGGGTGTTTGTTGGGCGGATCATGGTGGGTTTATCCTTGGTGTTGGCTGGTTACTTTGGTGTCAACCCGCCGGGATTTGTCAGTGAAGTGGTAGCTTTTGCCTTTGGTTTAGCAGCTGCTAGCTTCTTCCCAGTGATAGTTTTAGGGATTTTCGATAAGCGTACCAATTCTCAAGGTGCGATCGCCGGAATGTTAACCGGGTTAATCTTCACCATCATCTACATTGTCAGTGTGAAGTTTGCAGGTGTGCAACCTTGGTTTTTTGGCGTATCTCCTGAAGGTATCGGTACTCTGGGAATGCTAATTAACTTAGTGGTGACGCTAGTAGTTTCTCGTCTCACCCCACCACCACCAGCCGATATTCAAGCAATGGTAGAAGATTTACGTTCTCCATCTCTAGAAACAGAATTAGAAACTGTAGTTAGGGAATAG
- a CDS encoding DUF4212 domain-containing protein yields the protein MNEHQRQSYWRANTALIRNLLIIWGLVSLVFSILLVQPLNGLRFFGVPFGFWMAQQGSILVFVGLIFIYAWQMDKLDRKYNIKK from the coding sequence ATGAATGAACATCAGCGTCAATCCTACTGGCGTGCTAATACTGCTTTAATTCGCAATCTTTTAATAATTTGGGGATTGGTATCCCTAGTTTTTAGCATCTTGTTAGTTCAACCCTTGAACGGGTTGCGTTTTTTTGGCGTACCCTTCGGGTTTTGGATGGCACAGCAAGGATCAATCCTCGTGTTTGTTGGGTTGATTTTTATATATGCCTGGCAAATGGACAAATTAGACCGCAAGTATAATATCAAAAAGTAA
- a CDS encoding site-2 protease family protein, with product MFIQTLITDPVLFFRIVVIVIFSITLHELAHGWAAISQGDNTPQQKGHLTLNPVVHMGVESLIFLCFTGIAWGQMPVNPAKFRFPRVSNIIVSAAGPLSNLALGIFFIILIKLFANPDSPGIFSFEFLYLACRINLTLFLFNLLPVPPLDGFHVFSEIFPQLKPLQNTNFGIFAMMLLFTVPGVGRGLSMIAELMISATIGV from the coding sequence ATGTTTATTCAAACACTGATCACAGACCCAGTTCTTTTTTTCCGCATAGTTGTCATTGTCATATTCTCTATTACCCTACATGAATTAGCCCACGGCTGGGCTGCCATCAGTCAGGGAGATAATACACCACAGCAAAAAGGACACCTCACTCTTAACCCTGTAGTTCATATGGGAGTAGAATCCCTCATCTTTCTTTGTTTTACAGGGATAGCTTGGGGACAAATGCCGGTTAATCCCGCTAAATTTCGCTTTCCTAGAGTGAGCAATATTATTGTATCTGCGGCTGGCCCTTTGTCCAATTTAGCTTTAGGTATTTTCTTTATTATTTTAATCAAACTGTTTGCCAACCCTGATAGTCCAGGAATTTTCAGCTTTGAGTTTCTTTACTTAGCGTGTCGGATTAATTTGACATTATTTTTATTTAACCTATTACCTGTTCCCCCCCTAGATGGCTTTCATGTTTTCAGTGAAATTTTTCCTCAATTAAAACCATTACAAAATACAAATTTTGGTATCTTCGCTATGATGCTTTTATTTACAGTCCCTGGAGTCGGTAGGGGATTAAGCATGATTGCCGAGTTAATGATTTCTGCAACCATTGGAGTTTAA
- a CDS encoding ABC transporter ATP-binding protein, giving the protein MSIYQPSPKPYRQNRWRNNDWRLFLRLVPYARRTSKLLFVAILLLLPLALANAVQPLLIGQAVSLIRNEPSTYEFLRNRPLLQGLQILEGLLLAMIVLRLILTGVQGYILQKIGQNITAGIRQDLFHHVTSLAVRFFDRTPVGKLVTRLTSDVEVLGDVFSTGAIGIVADVFSMLVIVGLMFSIQWQLAFLLLVMLIPITWLTISFQRRYRKANYKSREELSMLNSQLQENVLGINVVQLFRRERYNANLFRATNQRYNQLVDETIFYDSAVSATLEWIGLIAIAGVLGLGGWLLLGNNLTFGTLSAFILYAQRLFDPLRDFAEKFTVIQSGFTAMERVSDILDEPIEISDRINPRISVLDAQFGYIDEIIANLESQDTDTQPSLGEIRFEHVWFAYKDDDYVIRDLNFVIRPGEKIALVGPTGAGKSSIIRLLCRLYEPTQGRILVDGVDIRELPQAELRRYMAVILQEGFLFAGDVKSNITLGDYYTFEEIQAAAEKTNIAEFIEQLPASYNTQLRERGTNLSSGQKQLLAFARAAIRNPQILVLDEATASLDVGTEALVQQALNELLKRRTAIIIAHRLSTIRNVDRIFVLKRGELIEQGSHEELLKSGGLYSTLHNLQMLGT; this is encoded by the coding sequence ATGAGCATCTACCAACCATCCCCCAAACCCTACAGACAAAATCGTTGGCGTAATAATGACTGGCGATTATTTCTCCGTCTAGTACCTTACGCGCGCCGTACCAGTAAACTGCTATTCGTGGCAATTTTGCTACTATTGCCCCTAGCTTTAGCTAATGCCGTACAGCCTTTATTAATTGGACAGGCTGTGTCTCTGATTCGTAATGAACCCAGCACCTACGAGTTTTTGAGGAATCGTCCTTTACTTCAAGGATTACAGATTCTTGAAGGTTTACTACTGGCGATGATTGTGCTGCGGTTAATTCTCACTGGTGTTCAAGGCTACATACTTCAGAAGATTGGGCAGAATATCACCGCAGGTATTCGTCAAGATTTATTCCATCACGTTACATCCTTAGCAGTGCGGTTTTTTGACCGTACACCCGTAGGTAAGTTAGTTACTCGACTCACCAGTGATGTAGAAGTCTTGGGTGATGTATTTTCCACTGGGGCAATAGGTATTGTTGCCGATGTGTTTTCTATGTTAGTCATTGTGGGTTTAATGTTTTCTATCCAGTGGCAATTGGCTTTTTTGTTACTGGTGATGTTAATCCCCATTACTTGGTTAACGATTTCCTTCCAGCGACGATATCGCAAAGCCAATTATAAAAGCAGGGAAGAACTGTCAATGTTGAATTCCCAGTTACAGGAAAACGTACTGGGGATTAATGTGGTGCAGTTGTTTAGGCGAGAGAGATACAATGCCAATTTATTCCGTGCCACTAACCAACGATATAACCAACTAGTAGATGAGACTATTTTTTACGATTCCGCCGTTTCTGCAACTTTAGAATGGATTGGGCTAATTGCGATCGCCGGAGTTTTGGGGTTGGGTGGTTGGTTACTGTTAGGAAATAACTTGACTTTCGGGACATTATCTGCATTTATTTTATATGCCCAGCGATTGTTTGATCCTCTGCGGGATTTTGCCGAGAAATTCACCGTAATTCAGTCTGGATTTACGGCAATGGAGCGTGTGAGTGATATTTTAGATGAACCGATAGAAATTAGCGATCGCATTAATCCTCGTATATCTGTTTTAGATGCTCAATTTGGTTACATCGATGAAATCATCGCTAATTTAGAATCTCAAGACACCGACACTCAACCCAGCTTGGGAGAAATTCGGTTTGAACACGTTTGGTTCGCCTACAAAGATGATGATTATGTCATTAGAGATTTAAACTTTGTCATTCGTCCTGGTGAAAAAATTGCCTTAGTCGGCCCCACAGGTGCAGGTAAAAGTTCAATCATTCGGCTGTTGTGTCGCCTGTACGAACCCACCCAAGGACGCATTCTCGTAGATGGTGTAGACATTCGAGAGTTACCCCAAGCCGAACTGCGGCGTTATATGGCGGTAATTTTACAAGAGGGTTTTCTGTTTGCGGGTGATGTCAAAAGTAATATTACTTTGGGTGATTACTATACCTTTGAAGAAATTCAAGCGGCGGCTGAAAAAACAAATATTGCCGAATTTATTGAACAATTACCAGCCAGTTACAACACCCAACTACGAGAACGAGGGACAAATCTTTCTAGCGGACAAAAGCAACTATTAGCTTTCGCCCGTGCTGCCATTCGTAACCCCCAAATCTTAGTTTTAGATGAAGCGACAGCTAGTTTAGATGTTGGGACAGAGGCGTTAGTGCAACAAGCATTAAATGAGTTGTTAAAAAGACGCACAGCAATTATTATTGCTCACCGTTTATCGACAATTCGCAATGTAGACAGAATTTTTGTGTTGAAGCGTGGCGAACTAATTGAACAAGGTAGCCATGAGGAACTATTAAAATCAGGCGGACTTTATTCTACTTTGCACAACTTGCAAATGTTGGGAACTTAA